CACATTTGGTATCTGTCCATTACTTCTTATTGCTCTTATTTGGAAGATTAAAAAGAAACATCACTACATGTTTTTCAAGGCAAGAGCACAACAGAGCCAGACGTTATCCTATTCTCAACGTCTGCATGAGCATCAGCCACACGAGACAACGGATACTTGTGGTTCACACGAGCCTTTATAACCCCTGAAGCAATATTGGCGAAAACCTCCCCAGCACACTCCAACAACTCATCTCGAGTTTCATTGTACTGCATCATTGAAGGCCTTGTCAAGAAGAGCGACTTTGGAGCAAGATCGGACAACGGAACAGGATCCGGAGATCCGGAGGATTGTCCAAAGCTCACCATGTATCCTCTGCTCTTTAAACACGCTAAAGATCCCTTGAAGGTGTCTTTCCCCACCGAGTCATAAACAACATCGACTCCTTTGCCTGATGTAATGTCTTTGACCCGTGAAACAAAGTCCTCGTTCTTGTACATGATAACGTGGTGGCATCCATCTTCTTTGGCTTGAGCCGCTTTCTCATTGGTCGAGACAGTTCCAATGACGGTAGCTCCAAGCGCATTTGCCCATTGACACAGCAGAGAGCCAACTCCACCAGCTGCAGCGTGGACAAGAATCGTGTGCCCACTTTCGACCTATCCAAATACAAATAGGATTTTGAGTCAATATAGTGAAGAGATCTTTATGTTAGAAGCAGATTAAATAGTGActttggttttcggttcggtattttcaatttatttttaaaaattaaatagtcACTTTGATTTTGGGTTCGGTAATCAGTTAGTTcggttttcaatttatttttaaaaattaaatagtgATTTTGGTTTTCGTGATCAGTTAGTTCACTTCGAActaaattaaccaaaatttcGAACATAACTAACCGGAAGTACTCGAAGAACCAAAATTTTAACTGAAACCAAAAACTTCGGTTAGTTTCAGTAAAGCTTTTAAAAACCAAACTACCCATATACCGAACCGAACTTTTCGGTTCAATTCGGCTAGATTTTGGCTGAACCGAACTACCCAAATCCGCAGGCCTAGTGACTAACCTTGAAGCAACGGCGAAGGAGGAACTGTGCAGTCATACCCTTGAGCATGATTGATGCTGCAACTATAGGATCCATAGATGAAGGAACAGGAACCACTTTATCCGCAGGAAGGATCTGTTCTTCAGCATATGCACCCATTGGACTTCCAGCATAAGCGACGAGATCACCGACCTTTCTGCCAGTTAATCCTGACCCAACAGCTACCACTTCTCCAACAGCCTCCATACCTATGATCACAAATTGGCTTATAAGCTAAGATCTaaaaaagtaaaacttcatttGCATGTTTCCTAAAAGGTTGTAGAGAGCAGAACCTGGTGTGAAGGGCATAGAGGCCGGTTTGTAAACACCTTTCCTGTAGTAAACATCGATGAAGTTAAGTCCAATGGCCTTGTTCTTAACGCGTATCTCCCCATCTTTTGGCTCTCCAACTTCAATATCTTCCCATTTCAGAACCTTCCAGTTATAAACAAGACCACAATGAAATACTGAGAATACAGAATAAtcacaattttaaaaaagaaaagaaaaacacaatcaCGAGTTTCAATATAAAAAGCTAGCATAATAATATACTTTCAGAGCAAAGCAGTACCTAGACAAATCCTGAATACTACACActgcaaaattaaattaaataacatGAAGCACCATTTTCTGTAATAAAAGACTATTAGAATTTATATTGAATCCTAAaccattttaaattataatcatAGTAGAAGCAAGACAGAGAGACCCAGGAGGATCTCAACCTAATCTGATTACAATGACCCTTTTCGACAGACAAgttaaaaatcgaaactttgaCTCACCTC
This genomic stretch from Brassica napus cultivar Da-Ae chromosome C9, Da-Ae, whole genome shotgun sequence harbors:
- the LOC106382208 gene encoding quinone oxidoreductase, whose protein sequence is MAALTLHHLSRLQASRHLSLPHRTLSSFPRNPVKNLIFRQNLAESSSFRLSTVAVKALSTVAVEDSSEKKMVKGIRVYEHGGPEVLKWEDIEVGEPKDGEIRVKNKAIGLNFIDVYYRKGVYKPASMPFTPGMEAVGEVVAVGSGLTGRKVGDLVAYAGSPMGAYAEEQILPADKVVPVPSSMDPIVAASIMLKGMTAQFLLRRCFKVESGHTILVHAAAGGVGSLLCQWANALGATVIGTVSTNEKAAQAKEDGCHHVIMYKNEDFVSRVKDITSGKGVDVVYDSVGKDTFKGSLACLKSRGYMVSFGQSSGSPDPVPLSDLAPKSLFLTRPSMMQYNETRDELLECAGEVFANIASGVIKARVNHKYPLSRVADAHADVENRITSGSVVLLP